A window from Balearica regulorum gibbericeps isolate bBalReg1 chromosome 1, bBalReg1.pri, whole genome shotgun sequence encodes these proteins:
- the FGD4 gene encoding FYVE, RhoGEF and PH domain-containing protein 4 isoform X4: MSTPVPDNAINSGLINGERESTSRESLQSMTACEGQMLNSCYRTPSSDTLLSSENETLEINTNVKEEPTEEVSKQDQPVETKETDEQKRHKIASELLQTEKAYVSRLDLLDRVFYSRLLEEANRGSFPAEVINKIFSNISSINVFHSKFLLPELEKRMQEWTTTPRIGDILQKLAPFLKMYGEYVKNFDNAMELVKTWTERSPQFKFIIQDIQKEKVCGNLTLQHHMLEPVQRIPRYEMLLKDYLRKLPQDSLDWKDAEKSLEIISTAASHSNSAIRKMENLKKLLEIYEMLGEEEDIVNPSNELIKEGQILKLAARNTSAQERYLFLFNNMLLYCVPKFSLVGSKFSVRTRVGIDGMKIIETHNEEYPHTFQVSGKERTLELQASSEQDKEEWIKALQNTIEAFQQRNETFRNAIAKEYEDMPVEVSNAELGKRAPRWIRDNEVTMCMKCKEPFNALTRRRHHCRACGHVVCWKCSDYKAHLEYDGNKLNKVCKDCYHVITGCTDSEEKKKKGILEIESAEVSGNSVICSFLQYMEKSKPWQKAWCVIPKQEALVLYMYGAPQDVKALATIPLLGYTVDDTPRSADLPHSFKLTQSKSVHSFAADNEELKQKWLKVIHLAVKGETTECQNELQMNLEEQPESSKTFEC, encoded by the exons ATGTCCACCCCTGTTCCAGATAATGCCATCAACAGCGGCTTGATAAatggggaaagagaaagtaCTTCCAGAGAGTCATTGCAAAGTATGACTGCCTGTGAAGGACAGATGCTTAACAGCTGCTACAGGACTCCAAGCAGTGATACACTGCtctcatctgaaaatgaaactcTAGAAATTAATACTAATGTGAAGGAAGAACCAACTGAGGAAGTCAGTAAGCAAGATCAACCTGTAGAAACAAAg GAGACAGATGAACAGAAACGGCACAAAATTGCCAGTGaacttctgcaaacagaaaaagcctACGTTAGCCGACTTGACCTCCTAGATAGG GTATTCTATTCCAGACTCCTTGAAGAAGCCAACAGAGGTTCGTTTCCAGCTGAAGTGATTAACAAAAtcttttctaatatttcatcGATAAATGTCTTCCACAGTAAATTCTTACTTCCAGAACTTGAGAAAAGAATGCAAGAATG GACTACCACCCCCAGAATTGGAGATATTCTGCAAAAGTTAGCTCCTTTCCTCAAGATGTATGGAGAGTACGTGAAGAATTTTGATAATGCAATGGAATTGGTGAAAACATGGACTGAACGGTCACCTCAATTCAAATTCATTATTCAAGACATTCAG aaggaaaaagtgtGTGGAAATTTGACATTGCAACATCACATGCTAGAACCCGTACAACGCATTCCACGCTACGAGATGCTTCTAAAGGACTACCTAAGGAAATTGCCTCAGGATTCCCTAGACTGGAAAGATGCTGAAA AATCCCTGGAAATTATATCTACTGCAGCAAGTCACTCTAATAGTGCAATAAGAAAAATG GAGAATCTAAAGAAATTGTTAGAGATATACGAGatgctgggagaagaggaagacatTGTGAACCCTTCAAATGAACTGATAAAAGAAGGACAGATCCTTAAACTCGCTGCTCGCAATACGTCTGCTCAAGAACGATATCTTTTCCTA ttcaACAATATGTTGCTCTACTGCGTCCCCAAATTCAGCTTGGTAGGATCAAAGTTCTCAGTTCGAACCAGAGTTGGCATAGATGGTATGAAGATTATAGAAACTCATAATGAAGAATATCCACACACTTTTCAAGTGTCTGGAAAAGAGCGAACACTGGAGTTGCAGGCCAG ttCTGAACAAGATAAGGAAGAATGGATAAAG GCGCTTCAGAATACTATAGAAGCTTTTCAGCAGAGGAATGAAACTTTCAGAAACGCTATTGCTAAAGAATATGAAGACATGCCTGTTGAGGTTTCT AACGCTGAGCTTGGGAAGAGAGCACCGAGGTGGATACGTGACAATGAAGTAACCATGTGCATGAAATGCAAGGAGCCTTTTAATGCACTGACCAGGAGAAGGCACCACTGCCGAGCCTGTGGACAC gTGGTTTGCTGGAAATGTTCTGATTATAAGGCACATCTCGAATATGATGGTAATAAATTGAACAAAGTCTGTAAGGACTGCTATCATGTTATAACTGGCTGTACagacagtgaagaaaagaagaagaaaggcatCTTGGAG ATTGAATCTGCAGAAGTCTCTGGAAATAGTGTCATATGTAGCTTTCTTCAGTACATGGAAAAATCAAAGCCCTGGCAGAAAGCATGGTGTGTTATACCTAAACAGGAAGCTCTTGTGCTGTACATGTATGGTGCTCCGCAG GACGTTAAAGCCTTGGCTACGATTCCACTTCTGGGCTATACAGTAGATGACACCCCAAGAAGTGCTGACCTCCCGCACAGCTTCAAACTGACCCAGTCTAAGTCTGTGCACAGCTTTGCTGCGGACAATGAGGAACTAAAACAGAAATGGCTAAAAGTCATCCATTTAGCTGTCAAAGGTGAGACAACAGAATGTCAAAATGAACTGCAAATGAATTTAGAAGAGCAACCTGAATCTTCTAAAACATTTGAATGCTGA